In Kitasatospora sp. NBC_00240, the following are encoded in one genomic region:
- a CDS encoding alpha/beta hydrolase, with protein sequence METKTLYDVNLNNLLTARFAYESLASAFAKHIEAWQTTVVDRLERSRWTGSTADQVHGDLRVFAAKLKAADQELVLVGSALAEAHRSIALAQSKLIQVMDDAKAAGITVKPDGSMSWNNDRDSSSFAGPGAANKAEALSLRLRDALSEADHADQEISRRLRHFVDNATSGTGLDGATAEADRKANQGRLDIPDAKATPEQVKAWWNGLTPGEQEQLIQNHPEEIGNRDGIPAVGRDEANRLTLKREHDRLQDEFDKLGDEPVERLMPGEVVYAESLEHKQWREKHADLEEKLKGINAIQGRLDDTVTADHPKSYLLAFDTEGKGHAAVAINNPDTADNVVTYVPGTGARLGSIPGDIGRSDSMVGAARSADSTKTTSSITWVGYDAPQNIFPQAADDSYADGARDKLHSFETGLRATHEGQPSHNTILGHSYGSTTVGYALRDKGLPVDDVIFVGSPGVGVDNAKDLHVDPNHVYAGRGDADAIEWALPENPANYVRDGVSEFGTKISNGFGALNPYSGFHSEADNHLAFGRDPANGHFGGREIPTDPGTEHSDYWQGASLDAMGNIIAGK encoded by the coding sequence GTGGAGACCAAGACCCTCTACGACGTCAACCTCAACAACCTGCTGACCGCCAGGTTCGCCTACGAGAGCCTGGCGTCCGCCTTCGCCAAGCACATCGAGGCCTGGCAGACCACCGTGGTCGACCGGCTGGAACGCTCCCGGTGGACGGGCTCCACGGCGGATCAGGTCCACGGCGACCTCCGGGTCTTCGCCGCCAAGCTCAAGGCCGCCGACCAGGAGCTGGTCCTGGTCGGCAGCGCGCTGGCCGAGGCGCACCGGTCCATCGCGCTCGCCCAGTCGAAGCTGATCCAGGTGATGGACGATGCCAAGGCCGCCGGCATCACCGTCAAGCCGGACGGCAGCATGTCCTGGAACAACGACCGTGACTCCAGCTCCTTCGCCGGCCCGGGCGCCGCCAACAAGGCCGAGGCACTGAGCCTGCGGCTGAGGGACGCCCTGAGCGAGGCCGACCACGCCGACCAGGAGATCTCCAGGCGGCTGCGGCACTTCGTGGACAACGCCACCAGCGGCACCGGTCTGGACGGCGCCACCGCCGAGGCGGACCGCAAGGCCAACCAGGGCCGCCTGGACATTCCCGACGCCAAGGCCACCCCCGAGCAGGTCAAGGCCTGGTGGAACGGGCTGACCCCGGGCGAGCAGGAACAGCTGATCCAGAACCACCCCGAGGAGATCGGCAACCGCGACGGCATCCCCGCGGTCGGCCGGGACGAGGCCAACCGCCTCACGCTCAAGCGCGAGCACGACCGGCTGCAGGACGAGTTCGACAAGCTCGGTGATGAGCCCGTGGAGAGGTTGATGCCGGGTGAGGTCGTCTACGCCGAGAGCCTGGAGCACAAGCAGTGGCGGGAGAAGCACGCCGACCTCGAGGAGAAGCTCAAGGGCATCAACGCCATCCAGGGCCGGCTCGACGACACCGTGACGGCGGATCACCCCAAGTCGTACCTGCTCGCCTTCGACACCGAGGGCAAGGGTCACGCCGCCGTGGCGATCAACAACCCGGACACCGCCGACAACGTGGTGACCTACGTCCCCGGTACCGGTGCCAGGCTCGGCAGCATCCCCGGTGACATCGGCCGCTCCGACAGCATGGTCGGAGCCGCGCGCTCGGCCGACTCGACGAAGACGACCTCCTCGATCACCTGGGTCGGCTACGACGCACCGCAGAACATCTTCCCGCAGGCGGCCGACGACTCCTACGCCGACGGCGCGAGGGACAAGCTGCACTCCTTCGAGACGGGTCTGCGCGCGACCCACGAGGGCCAGCCCTCCCACAACACCATCCTCGGGCACAGCTACGGCAGTACGACGGTGGGCTACGCCCTGCGTGACAAGGGTCTGCCGGTCGATGACGTGATCTTCGTCGGGAGTCCGGGCGTCGGGGTCGACAACGCCAAGGACCTCCACGTCGACCCGAACCACGTCTACGCGGGCCGCGGCGACGCCGACGCGATCGAGTGGGCCCTGCCGGAGAACCCCGCCAACTACGTCAGGGACGGCGTGAGCGAATTCGGTACGAAGATCAGCAACGGCTTCGGCGCCCTGAACCCGTACTCCGGATTCCACTCCGAGGCGGACAACCACCTGGCCTTCGGACGGGATCCCGCCAACGGGCACTTCGGCGGCAGGGAGATCCCCACCGACCCGGGAACCGAGCACTCCGACTACTGGCAGGGCGCGTCCCTGGACGCCATGGGCAACATCATCGCAGGGAAGTGA
- a CDS encoding alpha/beta hydrolase-fold protein: protein MFSLTGLPLQIIAVVAALAVFAATMWLWPRFGGRTWKAWLGRIGAFFATQLAVLVAMGLIANGYFGFYSSWSDLLGSDGGPGTVVDHRPNAAVAVMGEQRVYSAQGSVRERSGLIQKIDVNGAATGLRSEAYVYLPPQYFQPRYAKHAFPMALVLAGYPGSAEKLITLMQYPASTLQAIEQKKLPPTVLVLMRPTIAGNRDTECMDVPGGPQVETFFTADLPKALATTYRISDDPGARAVIGNSTGGYCALKFALRKPDAYRSAVSLSGYYTAPIDQTTGDLFAGDDRLKQENDLLWRLRNKPAAPVSLLLATSYDENNYQETQAMVSAFKAPTMLSTITLDTGGHNFHTWTREIPPALEWLGKHLTVPQEA, encoded by the coding sequence GTGTTCAGCCTCACCGGACTCCCGCTGCAGATCATCGCCGTCGTCGCGGCGCTCGCCGTGTTCGCCGCCACCATGTGGCTCTGGCCCAGATTCGGCGGCCGGACCTGGAAGGCTTGGCTCGGCCGGATCGGCGCCTTCTTCGCCACCCAGCTCGCCGTCCTGGTCGCGATGGGCCTCATCGCCAACGGCTACTTCGGCTTCTACAGCTCCTGGAGCGACCTGCTCGGCTCCGACGGCGGGCCCGGCACCGTGGTCGACCACCGGCCGAACGCCGCCGTGGCCGTGATGGGTGAACAGCGGGTCTACTCCGCCCAGGGATCGGTGCGGGAACGCTCGGGCCTGATCCAGAAGATCGACGTGAACGGGGCCGCCACCGGCCTGCGCAGCGAGGCGTACGTCTACCTGCCGCCGCAGTACTTCCAGCCCCGGTACGCCAAGCACGCCTTCCCGATGGCCCTGGTTCTGGCCGGCTACCCCGGCTCGGCGGAGAAGCTCATCACCCTGATGCAGTACCCGGCCTCCACCCTGCAGGCCATCGAGCAGAAGAAGCTCCCGCCGACCGTCCTGGTGCTGATGCGCCCGACCATCGCCGGCAACCGGGACACCGAGTGCATGGACGTCCCCGGCGGCCCGCAGGTGGAGACCTTCTTCACCGCCGACCTGCCGAAGGCGCTCGCCACCACCTACCGGATCTCCGACGACCCCGGCGCGCGAGCCGTGATCGGCAACTCCACCGGCGGGTACTGCGCGTTGAAGTTCGCGCTGCGCAAGCCCGACGCGTACCGCTCGGCGGTCTCGCTGTCCGGCTACTACACCGCGCCGATCGACCAGACCACCGGCGACCTGTTCGCCGGCGACGACCGGCTCAAGCAGGAGAACGACCTGCTCTGGCGGCTGCGGAACAAGCCGGCCGCCCCGGTCTCCCTGCTGCTGGCCACCAGCTACGACGAGAACAACTACCAGGAGACCCAGGCCATGGTGAGTGCCTTCAAGGCCCCCACCATGCTCTCCACCATCACCCTGGACACCGGCGGCCACAACTTCCACACCTGGACCCGGGAGATCCCGCCCGCCCTGGAGTGGCTCGGCAAGCACCTGACGGTCCCCCAGGAGGCCTAG
- a CDS encoding CocE/NonD family hydrolase gives MPQTAQHPASYAYRTVREDVRVPLADGVELHARIWRPVTEEAVPALLEYLPGRIGDGTAARDSQRHPWYAGHGYASVRVDVRGHGNSGGAPGEEYSAQELADGVSVVEWLAARPWCSGNVGMFGLARGGSTALRIAALAPPALKAVVAVCAGDDHPDGAAHPGGALLAADTHARSAGLLSLAACPPDPRYVGDDWRRMWLDRLAALEPPAHHLLTHRPGEERTRPGPDGGEYRAIRAAVLAVGGWAAPGRDTVLRLVEQLAAPVRGLIGPWSQQYPDQGLPPGPAVGFLQETLRWWDHWLKGADTGVLAEPALRSWIDGSGPPAGGDGARPGRWCREESWPSPDVRGIHYGLDTALRAAGTASDDRFVHVRSPQHTGVDAGSPHPAGSAADLPPDQREEDGRSVCFDSTPLPEPVEILGRPALRLRLRGRSPRGQVVARLCDVAPDGSSTLITRGVLALAGRPDGGPAPADTPDRALDATVDATVDLAGTGYAVPPGHRLRLALSSAYWPWVWPQPQDEGFDLDPSRSALTLPVRHLAADAGSAPIRFGPPEQAAPLDVRRTEPLTSRPERLVIRDVAAGEWRLEVDPGYGGPRIHPDGLVHEERTVEAYRILSGDPLSATARTDRTVRLERPDIGWDVTVRTRSQLDCDATHLTARSQVSALEAGSVVFSREWERRIPRRAP, from the coding sequence ATGCCGCAGACCGCGCAGCACCCGGCGTCCTACGCGTACCGGACCGTCCGGGAGGACGTTCGCGTCCCGCTGGCGGACGGGGTCGAGCTGCACGCCCGGATCTGGCGCCCGGTGACCGAGGAGGCCGTGCCCGCCCTGCTGGAGTACCTGCCCGGGCGGATCGGCGACGGGACGGCGGCCCGCGACTCCCAGCGCCACCCCTGGTACGCCGGGCACGGCTACGCCTCCGTCCGGGTCGACGTCCGCGGCCACGGCAACTCGGGCGGGGCGCCCGGCGAGGAGTACTCGGCGCAGGAGCTGGCGGACGGCGTCTCCGTCGTCGAGTGGCTGGCCGCGCGGCCCTGGTGCAGCGGGAACGTCGGGATGTTCGGACTGGCCCGGGGCGGCTCGACCGCCCTGCGGATCGCCGCGCTCGCACCGCCCGCGCTGAAGGCCGTGGTCGCCGTCTGCGCGGGCGACGACCACCCCGACGGCGCCGCCCACCCGGGCGGCGCCCTGCTCGCTGCCGACACCCACGCCCGGTCCGCCGGTCTGCTGTCCCTCGCCGCCTGCCCGCCCGACCCGCGGTACGTCGGCGACGACTGGCGCCGGATGTGGCTGGACCGGCTGGCCGCCCTCGAACCCCCCGCCCACCACCTGCTCACCCACCGGCCGGGCGAGGAGCGGACGCGCCCGGGCCCGGACGGCGGGGAGTACCGCGCGATCAGGGCCGCCGTGCTCGCCGTCGGCGGCTGGGCTGCCCCCGGCCGGGACACCGTGCTCCGGCTGGTCGAGCAGCTGGCCGCGCCCGTCCGCGGCCTGATCGGCCCGTGGTCGCAGCAGTACCCCGACCAGGGCCTGCCGCCCGGCCCCGCCGTCGGCTTCCTGCAGGAGACCCTGCGCTGGTGGGACCACTGGCTCAAGGGCGCCGACACGGGGGTGCTCGCCGAACCGGCGCTGCGCAGCTGGATCGACGGGTCCGGGCCGCCCGCCGGCGGGGACGGCGCCCGCCCGGGCCGCTGGTGCCGCGAGGAGTCCTGGCCCTCCCCCGACGTCCGCGGGATCCACTACGGCCTGGACACCGCGCTGCGCGCCGCCGGCACCGCCTCCGACGACCGCTTCGTCCACGTCCGCTCGCCGCAGCACACCGGGGTGGACGCCGGGAGCCCGCACCCGGCGGGTAGTGCCGCCGACCTGCCGCCCGACCAGCGGGAGGAGGACGGCCGCTCGGTCTGCTTCGACTCCACCCCGCTGCCCGAGCCGGTGGAGATCCTCGGCCGGCCCGCCCTGCGGCTCAGGCTGCGCGGCCGGAGCCCCCGCGGGCAGGTGGTCGCCCGGCTCTGCGACGTCGCGCCCGACGGCTCCTCGACCCTGATCACCCGCGGCGTGCTCGCCCTCGCCGGCCGCCCGGACGGCGGGCCGGCGCCGGCGGATACGCCCGACCGCGCCCTGGACGCCACGGTGGACGCCACCGTCGACCTGGCCGGCACCGGGTACGCCGTGCCGCCCGGCCACCGCCTCCGGCTGGCCCTGTCCTCCGCCTACTGGCCGTGGGTCTGGCCGCAGCCGCAGGACGAGGGCTTCGACCTGGACCCGTCCCGCAGTGCCCTGACCCTCCCCGTCCGCCACCTCGCCGCCGACGCGGGCAGCGCGCCGATCCGTTTCGGGCCGCCCGAGCAGGCCGCGCCGCTCGACGTCCGCCGCACCGAACCGCTGACCAGCCGCCCCGAACGCCTGGTGATCAGGGACGTCGCCGCCGGCGAATGGCGCCTGGAGGTGGACCCGGGCTACGGCGGCCCGCGCATCCACCCCGACGGGCTGGTCCACGAGGAGCGGACCGTCGAGGCGTACCGGATCCTCTCCGGCGACCCGCTCAGCGCCACCGCCCGCACCGACCGGACCGTCCGCCTGGAGCGCCCGGACATCGGCTGGGACGTCACCGTCCGGACCCGCTCCCAACTCGACTGCGACGCCACCCACCTCACCGCCCGCAGCCAGGTGAGCGCGCTGGAGGCCGGCTCGGTGGTGTTCAGCCGGGAGTGGGAGCGGCGGATCCCGCGCCGGGCACCCTGA
- the rox gene encoding rifampin monooxygenase, protein MIDVIVAGSGPTGLMLAGELRLHGVRVLVVDKEAEPTKQSRAQGLHARSVEVMDQRGLLERFLPLGRKFTVGGFFAGLGTSWPEGLDTAHNYVLAIPQEVTERLLTEHAVEAGAEIRRGCELVGLSQDEDGVTVELADRGEDGAAAGGERTRLRARYVVGCDGGRSTVRKLLGVGFPGEPSRVETLLGVMEVGAPAETVAKVVAEVRRTQLRFGLAPMPDGPYRVVVPAEGVTEDRTATPTLEEFKQQLRAHAGTDFGVHSPRWLSRFGDATRLAGRYRVDRVLLAGDAAHIHPPTGGQGLNLGVQDAFNLGWKLAAEINGWAPEGLLDSYHEERHPVAAEVLDNTRAQIQLMSTEPGPRAVRRLLAELMEFENVNHHLIEKITGIAIRYDFGEGHELLGRRMRDVALKRGRLYGLMHAGRGLLLDRTGRLSVAGWVDRVDHVVDVSEELDVPAVLLRPDGHVAWVGDDQQELLDTLPKWFGAPVG, encoded by the coding sequence ATGATTGACGTGATCGTTGCCGGCAGTGGACCGACCGGCTTGATGCTGGCCGGCGAGCTGCGGCTGCACGGCGTGCGGGTGCTCGTCGTGGACAAGGAGGCGGAGCCGACCAAGCAGTCCCGCGCACAGGGGCTGCACGCACGCAGTGTCGAGGTGATGGACCAGCGCGGCCTGCTGGAGCGGTTCCTCCCGCTCGGCCGGAAGTTCACCGTCGGCGGGTTCTTCGCCGGTCTCGGCACCTCCTGGCCCGAGGGGCTGGACACCGCTCACAACTACGTCCTGGCCATCCCGCAGGAGGTCACCGAGCGGCTGCTGACCGAGCACGCCGTCGAGGCCGGTGCGGAGATCCGGCGCGGCTGCGAACTCGTCGGGCTCAGCCAGGACGAGGACGGGGTGACCGTCGAGCTGGCCGACCGCGGCGAGGACGGAGCCGCGGCCGGCGGGGAACGCACCCGGCTGCGCGCGCGGTACGTCGTCGGCTGCGACGGCGGCCGGAGCACGGTGCGCAAGCTGCTCGGTGTCGGCTTCCCCGGTGAGCCCTCCCGGGTCGAGACGCTGCTGGGCGTGATGGAGGTGGGCGCGCCGGCGGAGACGGTGGCCAAGGTGGTGGCCGAGGTCCGCAGGACCCAGCTGCGGTTCGGCCTCGCGCCCATGCCGGACGGGCCGTACCGGGTCGTGGTGCCCGCCGAGGGGGTGACCGAGGACCGGACGGCCACGCCGACCCTGGAGGAGTTCAAGCAGCAGCTGCGGGCGCATGCCGGCACCGATTTCGGCGTCCACTCACCGCGCTGGCTCTCCCGCTTCGGCGATGCCACCCGGCTGGCCGGGCGCTACCGCGTCGACCGGGTACTGCTGGCCGGGGACGCGGCGCACATCCACCCGCCGACCGGCGGTCAGGGGCTCAACCTCGGCGTGCAGGACGCGTTCAACCTGGGCTGGAAACTGGCGGCCGAGATCAACGGCTGGGCTCCGGAGGGACTGCTGGACAGCTACCACGAGGAGCGGCACCCGGTGGCCGCCGAGGTGCTGGACAACACCCGCGCGCAGATCCAGCTGATGTCGACCGAGCCCGGTCCCCGCGCCGTGCGCCGGCTGCTGGCGGAGCTGATGGAGTTCGAGAACGTCAACCACCACCTGATCGAGAAGATCACCGGGATCGCGATCCGTTACGACTTCGGCGAGGGGCACGAGCTGCTCGGCCGGCGGATGCGGGACGTCGCGCTGAAACGGGGGCGCCTGTACGGGCTGATGCACGCCGGCCGGGGCCTGCTGCTCGACCGGACCGGACGGCTCTCGGTCGCGGGCTGGGTGGACCGGGTCGACCACGTCGTCGACGTCAGCGAGGAGCTGGACGTGCCCGCGGTGCTGCTGCGGCCGGACGGCCATGTGGCCTGGGTCGGCGACGACCAGCAGGAGCTGCTCGACACGCTGCCGAAGTGGTTCGGCGCCCCGGTCGGCTGA
- a CDS encoding HoxN/HupN/NixA family nickel/cobalt transporter, translating into MTSAPPVTQVAPAIRWRDRLTRDEWIRLAGMGGFVLALHVIGWFTLLAVIAPKHYDVGGQVFGVGMGLTAYTLGMRHAFDADHIAAIDNTTRKLMGQGKRPLSVGFWFSLGHSSIVFGLCALLAFGIQSLAGQVESDDSALHTATGLIGVTVSGVFLVLIGLINLGAFNGILKVFRKMRQGEFDEAELERQLDKRGFMNRILGRVTRAVTKPWHMYPVGLLFGLGFDTATEVSLLVLAGGAAAFSLPWYALLVLPVLFAAGMSLLDTIDGSFMNFAYEWAFSKPVRKIYYNLTVTGLSVIVALVIGVIELVGLLGEKLDITSGPVAWIGELDLNMVGYAIVGLFVLTWAGALAFWKFGKVEEKWSAGLNKAAVSATD; encoded by the coding sequence ATGACCAGCGCGCCCCCAGTCACCCAGGTGGCCCCCGCGATCAGATGGCGCGACCGGCTCACCCGGGACGAGTGGATACGCCTGGCAGGCATGGGCGGCTTCGTCCTCGCCCTGCACGTGATCGGCTGGTTCACCCTGCTCGCGGTCATCGCGCCCAAGCACTACGACGTCGGCGGCCAGGTCTTCGGCGTCGGGATGGGCCTGACCGCCTACACCCTCGGCATGCGGCACGCCTTCGACGCCGACCACATCGCCGCCATCGACAACACCACCCGCAAGCTGATGGGCCAGGGCAAGCGCCCGCTCTCGGTCGGGTTCTGGTTCTCGCTCGGCCACTCGTCGATCGTCTTCGGGCTCTGCGCGCTGCTCGCCTTCGGCATCCAGTCCCTGGCCGGCCAGGTCGAGTCCGACGACTCCGCCCTGCACACCGCCACCGGCCTGATCGGCGTCACCGTCTCCGGTGTCTTCCTGGTACTGATCGGCCTGATCAACCTCGGCGCCTTCAACGGCATCCTCAAGGTCTTCCGCAAGATGCGCCAGGGCGAGTTCGACGAGGCGGAGCTGGAGCGCCAGCTCGACAAGCGCGGCTTCATGAACCGCATCCTCGGCCGCGTCACCAGGGCCGTCACCAAGCCCTGGCACATGTACCCCGTCGGCCTGCTCTTCGGCCTCGGCTTCGACACCGCCACCGAGGTCTCGCTGCTGGTGCTGGCCGGCGGCGCCGCGGCCTTCTCGCTGCCCTGGTACGCCCTGCTCGTGCTGCCCGTCCTGTTCGCGGCCGGCATGAGCCTGCTGGACACCATCGACGGCTCGTTCATGAACTTCGCGTACGAGTGGGCGTTCTCCAAGCCCGTCCGCAAGATCTACTACAACCTCACCGTCACCGGCCTGTCCGTGATCGTCGCCCTGGTCATCGGCGTTATCGAGCTGGTCGGCCTGCTCGGCGAGAAACTCGACATCACCAGCGGCCCGGTCGCCTGGATCGGCGAGCTGGACCTCAACATGGTGGGCTACGCCATCGTCGGCCTGTTCGTCCTCACCTGGGCCGGGGCGCTGGCGTTCTGGAAGTTCGGCAAGGTCGAGGAGAAGTGGTCGGCCGGCCTGAACAAGGCGGCGGTCTCCGCCACCGACTGA
- a CDS encoding lamin tail domain-containing protein, with product MLRATLLPAGLAASLVLVPLPSAFAAPSADAVIAEVYGGGGNSGATLKNDFIELANKGGAAFGLTGWSVQYISASPGANSQWSVTPLTGSIAPGGRYLVAEGAGAGGTVALPTPDATGSLALSGTAGTVALVQGTDPLTCKTAADCAADPRVRDLVGFGTAVVREGAPVTGASNTASVARRANLADTDDNSADLVAGDPTPVNSYGESAEGTTPGGPTGPTEPGPLRIHDIQGTTRVSPQLGNTVPGVPGIVTGVRGYGSKGFWIQDPNADADPATSEGLFVYTGSKVPTVQVGDSVLVTGKVAEYYPNFAGGSQSLTQLTAPAITVVSSGNAVPAPVVVSTRNIPGTYTQDAAGGSIEGLPLLPEKYTLDFYESLEGMNVQVSDTRVIQATDKYNELWVAADAQDQKSKRGGVLYESYREPNVGRLMIQQLAPVAQQPFPVANVGDVLTGATTGPLDYNSFGGYTLAATSIGAVQDNHLEREVTAPAADREATIATYNVENLAPGNPDSKFAELAQAVVTNLRSPDVIALEEIQDNNGATSNGTVDASVTVAKFIAAIQAAGGPAYDWRSVNPVDGKDGGEPGGNIRQVFLFNPQRISFTDIPTADPTNTAVDVAGTGAAASLTASPGRIEPGDEAWANSRKPLIGQFSFRGKKLFVIANHFNSKGGDLGIDSRFQAPARSSEVQRGKQAVVEQAFVAKLLAADPTAKIVSVGDFNDYQFSPALAALTKGGVLRDLVNELPEKEQYSYVYQGNSQVLDHILVSPEVGYAKYDVVHINSEFAQQASDHDPQIVRVKP from the coding sequence CTGCTGCGCGCGACCCTCCTCCCGGCCGGCCTGGCCGCCTCGCTCGTGCTCGTCCCGCTGCCGTCCGCCTTCGCCGCGCCGTCCGCCGATGCGGTGATCGCCGAGGTCTACGGCGGCGGCGGCAACTCCGGCGCCACGCTGAAGAACGACTTCATCGAGCTGGCCAACAAGGGCGGCGCGGCTTTCGGCCTCACCGGCTGGAGCGTCCAGTACATCTCGGCCTCGCCGGGCGCGAACTCGCAGTGGTCCGTGACCCCGCTGACCGGCTCGATAGCCCCCGGCGGGCGCTACCTGGTCGCCGAGGGGGCCGGCGCGGGCGGCACCGTCGCGCTGCCGACGCCGGACGCCACCGGCAGCCTGGCGCTCTCCGGCACCGCCGGCACCGTCGCGCTCGTCCAGGGCACCGACCCGCTGACCTGCAAGACCGCCGCCGACTGCGCCGCCGACCCGCGGGTGCGCGACCTGGTCGGCTTCGGCACCGCCGTCGTCCGTGAGGGCGCCCCGGTCACCGGCGCGAGCAACACCGCCTCGGTCGCCCGCCGCGCGAACCTCGCCGACACCGACGACAACTCCGCCGACCTGGTGGCCGGTGACCCGACCCCGGTCAACAGCTACGGCGAGTCCGCCGAGGGCACCACGCCGGGCGGCCCGACCGGCCCGACCGAGCCCGGCCCGCTGCGCATCCACGACATCCAGGGCACCACCCGCGTCTCGCCGCAGCTGGGCAACACCGTCCCCGGCGTGCCCGGCATCGTCACCGGCGTGCGCGGCTACGGCTCCAAGGGCTTCTGGATCCAGGACCCGAACGCCGACGCCGACCCGGCCACCAGCGAGGGCCTGTTCGTCTACACCGGCAGCAAGGTCCCGACCGTGCAGGTCGGCGACTCGGTGCTGGTGACCGGCAAGGTCGCGGAGTACTACCCGAACTTCGCCGGCGGCTCGCAGTCGCTCACCCAGCTGACCGCCCCGGCGATCACCGTGGTCTCCTCCGGCAACGCCGTCCCGGCGCCGGTCGTGGTCAGCACCCGCAACATCCCCGGCACCTACACCCAGGACGCGGCCGGCGGCTCCATCGAGGGCCTGCCGCTGCTGCCGGAGAAGTACACCCTGGACTTCTACGAGTCCCTGGAGGGCATGAACGTCCAGGTCTCCGACACCCGGGTGATCCAGGCGACCGACAAGTACAACGAGCTCTGGGTCGCCGCCGACGCGCAGGACCAGAAGAGCAAGCGCGGCGGGGTGCTCTACGAGTCGTACCGCGAGCCGAACGTCGGCCGCCTGATGATCCAGCAGCTGGCCCCGGTCGCCCAGCAGCCGTTCCCGGTCGCCAACGTGGGCGACGTGCTCACCGGCGCCACCACCGGTCCGCTGGACTACAACTCCTTCGGCGGCTACACGCTGGCCGCCACCTCGATCGGCGCCGTCCAGGACAACCACCTGGAGCGCGAGGTGACCGCCCCGGCGGCCGACCGCGAGGCCACCATCGCCACGTACAACGTGGAGAACCTGGCCCCCGGCAACCCGGACAGCAAGTTCGCCGAGCTGGCCCAGGCGGTCGTCACCAACCTGCGCTCGCCCGACGTCATCGCCCTGGAGGAGATCCAGGACAACAACGGCGCCACCAGCAACGGCACGGTCGACGCGAGCGTCACCGTCGCCAAGTTCATCGCCGCCATCCAGGCGGCCGGCGGCCCGGCCTACGACTGGCGCTCCGTCAACCCGGTGGACGGCAAGGACGGCGGCGAGCCCGGCGGCAACATCCGCCAGGTGTTCCTGTTCAACCCGCAGCGGATCTCCTTCACCGACATCCCGACCGCCGACCCCACCAACACCGCGGTGGACGTGGCGGGCACCGGCGCCGCCGCCTCGCTGACCGCCTCGCCCGGGCGGATCGAGCCGGGGGACGAGGCGTGGGCCAACAGCCGCAAGCCGCTGATCGGCCAGTTCAGCTTCCGCGGCAAGAAGCTCTTCGTGATCGCCAACCACTTCAACAGCAAGGGCGGTGACCTGGGCATCGACAGCCGGTTCCAGGCCCCGGCCCGCAGCTCCGAGGTGCAGCGCGGCAAGCAGGCCGTCGTCGAGCAGGCCTTCGTGGCCAAGCTGCTCGCCGCCGACCCCACCGCGAAGATCGTCTCGGTCGGCGACTTCAACGACTACCAGTTCTCCCCGGCGCTGGCCGCGCTCACCAAGGGCGGCGTGCTGCGCGACCTGGTGAACGAGCTGCCCGAGAAGGAGCAGTACTCGTACGTCTACCAGGGCAACTCGCAGGTGCTGGACCACATCCTGGTCAGCCCCGAGGTCGGCTACGCCAAGTACGACGTGGTGCACATCAACAGTGAGTTCGCCCAGCAGGCGAGCGACCACGACCCGCAGATCGTGCGCGTCAAGCCCTGA
- a CDS encoding SGNH/GDSL hydrolase family protein, translated as MLSPARKLASLLVTSLTLVLTLALTTSDASAATGSHYVALGDSYAAGAGVPGQSAGLCLRSDHNYGHLVAASLHSTSYTDVTCSAAKVKAMTSAQYDAFIRVNDPQLNALRADTDLVTVGIGGNDLGVGDLGVGEIIATCIAGAVVNPFGTPCRDVYNHGHWSWSSWSWEYGNDDLADRIAGAAPQLADVLARIHAKSPGARVLVVGYPSVLPENSSDCLGRQPVTTGDVSYLRGVLGKLNAMLAATAAANGAGYVDTAGPTRGHDSCSATPWIEGALPGSPAVPFHPNAKGEQVMAQAVLAALK; from the coding sequence GTGCTCAGCCCTGCCCGGAAACTCGCGTCCCTGCTGGTCACCAGCCTCACTCTGGTGCTCACGCTCGCCCTGACCACCTCCGACGCGAGCGCCGCCACCGGCTCGCACTACGTCGCACTCGGCGACTCCTACGCCGCCGGCGCCGGTGTCCCCGGCCAGTCGGCGGGCCTGTGCCTGCGCTCCGACCACAATTACGGCCACCTGGTGGCAGCGTCGCTGCATTCCACCTCGTACACGGACGTCACCTGTTCGGCCGCCAAGGTGAAGGCCATGACCTCCGCCCAGTACGACGCCTTCATCCGGGTCAACGACCCGCAGCTGAACGCACTGCGCGCCGACACCGACCTGGTGACCGTCGGCATCGGCGGCAACGACCTGGGCGTCGGCGACCTGGGCGTCGGCGAGATCATCGCCACCTGCATCGCGGGCGCGGTGGTCAACCCGTTCGGCACCCCGTGCCGGGACGTCTACAACCACGGGCACTGGAGCTGGAGCAGCTGGTCCTGGGAGTACGGCAACGACGACCTGGCCGACCGGATCGCGGGCGCCGCCCCGCAGCTGGCCGACGTGCTGGCGCGGATCCACGCCAAGTCCCCCGGCGCCAGGGTGCTGGTGGTCGGCTACCCGTCGGTGCTGCCGGAGAACTCCTCCGACTGCCTGGGCCGCCAGCCCGTCACCACCGGCGACGTCAGCTACCTGCGCGGCGTCCTCGGCAAGCTGAACGCGATGCTCGCCGCCACGGCCGCCGCGAACGGCGCCGGCTACGTGGACACCGCCGGCCCGACCCGTGGCCACGACTCCTGCTCGGCCACGCCCTGGATCGAGGGCGCGCTGCCCGGCTCCCCGGCCGTCCCCTTCCACCCGAACGCCAAGGGCGAGCAGGTGATGGCGCAGGCCGTGCTGGCCGCACTGAAGTAG